The following coding sequences lie in one Flexivirga oryzae genomic window:
- a CDS encoding tyrosine-type recombinase/integrase: MTGLRELLEGYLATRRALGFKLATPGKALDAFVGWMEEAGEPTIRHDLATAWASQFSRGTVLEYLNYVRQFAAHVAWFDPATEIPILDGRPYGAHRPRPLIFTSDQIDMLLAAAGRLTPQVRAASWQTLLGLLTVTGMRISEARNLDDGDIALDESGDGSGWARVTDTKFGKSRLVPLRSSTMAAINRYQRLRDKTFPVPKTAAVFVARRGTRLARSTAGNTFREIREMAGLAGGPNQPAARLHDFRHSFATTTLIGHIRGGGDVDAMMPVLSAFLGHVGPEATYWYLSNTPELAAALAERIQASGADDE; this comes from the coding sequence ATGACCGGCCTGCGTGAACTCCTGGAAGGCTACCTGGCGACCCGAAGGGCGCTCGGGTTCAAACTGGCCACGCCCGGCAAGGCCCTGGACGCGTTCGTGGGGTGGATGGAAGAAGCAGGCGAACCCACCATCCGACACGATCTGGCGACCGCCTGGGCTTCACAGTTCTCCCGTGGCACCGTGTTGGAGTACTTGAACTACGTCCGTCAGTTCGCTGCGCACGTCGCCTGGTTCGACCCCGCTACCGAGATTCCGATCCTCGACGGGCGACCCTACGGGGCGCATCGTCCTCGCCCGCTGATCTTCACCAGCGACCAGATCGACATGCTGCTGGCTGCGGCGGGCAGGCTGACTCCACAGGTCCGTGCGGCATCCTGGCAAACACTGCTCGGGCTGCTCACAGTGACCGGGATGAGGATCAGCGAAGCCCGCAACCTCGATGACGGGGACATCGCCCTGGACGAGTCCGGTGATGGCAGCGGCTGGGCACGAGTGACGGACACGAAGTTCGGCAAGTCCCGCCTCGTTCCGCTCCGCTCATCGACGATGGCAGCGATCAACAGATATCAGCGCCTTCGGGACAAGACGTTCCCGGTCCCGAAGACCGCGGCAGTGTTCGTCGCTCGGCGCGGCACCCGACTCGCTCGCTCGACCGCAGGAAACACCTTCCGAGAGATCCGAGAGATGGCCGGTCTGGCTGGTGGCCCGAACCAGCCGGCTGCCCGGCTGCATGACTTTCGGCACTCGTTCGCGACAACCACGCTGATCGGTCACATCCGCGGCGGCGGGGATGTCGATGCGATGATGCCGGTGCTGTCGGCGTTCCTCGGGCACGTCGGCCCGGAAGCGACGTACTGGTATCTGTCGAACACCCCGGAGTTGGCAGCCGCTCTTGCCGAACGTATCCAGGCGAGTGGGGCCGATGATGAGTGA
- a CDS encoding tyrosine-type recombinase/integrase produces the protein MVIHRDQRRADVREALNEFEKWLLRERSAQERTAAAYTARVAAFVEWLPAPVDQSLATLTAAKVTEWVNLEAARGLKASTLGKQLVMLRSFLQYAHRSGRTGQDLSGVVPHAAAWRLSSIPDPVPAGTIEALFATLDLHSAKGLRDRAILLLLTGLGLRACEIAGLRLDDIGWRTGTLRVRGKGDRVDELPLPDEIGQALEDYVLHGRGGRIVGEEVFFTVIDPVQPLTANGVCGTVRQICIKAGVEKFGPHRLRHTFATGMLASGATLQEIQRLLRHAHLRTTAIYTKVDTNRLAALAPEWPAAASSRRTR, from the coding sequence ATGGTGATTCATCGTGATCAGCGCCGCGCCGACGTGCGGGAGGCGCTGAACGAGTTCGAGAAGTGGCTGCTGCGGGAGCGGTCAGCGCAGGAGCGCACCGCTGCCGCTTACACGGCCCGTGTCGCAGCGTTTGTGGAGTGGCTGCCCGCACCGGTCGATCAGTCGCTGGCGACGCTGACGGCGGCGAAGGTGACCGAATGGGTGAACCTGGAAGCAGCACGAGGGTTGAAGGCGTCCACGCTGGGCAAGCAGTTGGTGATGCTGCGCTCGTTCTTGCAGTACGCCCACCGCTCAGGCCGGACGGGGCAGGACCTGTCCGGAGTGGTGCCGCACGCGGCGGCCTGGCGGCTGTCGTCGATCCCTGACCCGGTGCCTGCTGGGACGATCGAGGCGCTGTTCGCCACTCTCGATTTGCATTCGGCGAAAGGGCTGCGTGACCGGGCGATCCTGTTGCTGTTGACCGGTCTGGGGCTGCGGGCCTGTGAGATCGCCGGGCTGCGACTCGACGACATCGGATGGCGCACCGGAACCCTGCGCGTTCGGGGCAAGGGTGACCGTGTCGATGAGCTCCCACTGCCGGATGAGATCGGCCAAGCGTTGGAGGACTACGTTCTTCACGGCCGCGGCGGCCGGATCGTCGGCGAGGAAGTGTTCTTCACCGTGATCGATCCGGTCCAGCCGTTGACGGCGAATGGTGTCTGCGGGACCGTCCGACAGATCTGTATCAAGGCCGGGGTGGAGAAGTTCGGCCCGCACCGTCTGCGACACACGTTCGCGACGGGGATGCTCGCATCCGGGGCCACGTTGCAGGAGATCCAACGGCTGCTACGGCACGCTCACCTGCGCACGACCGCGATCTACACCAAGGTCGACACGAACCGACTGGCCGCGCTGGCTCCCGAGTGGCCTGCTGCCGCGTCGAGCAGGCGGACCCGATGA
- a CDS encoding ISL3 family transposase, translating to MSDATPPAGFGRPDLTAFARLDGLGLSVTGQRLEPDRAVLACRVVEPDQWCRRCGSEGAARDTVIRRLAHEPLGWRPTVLEVVVRRYRCADCGHVWRQDTSAAAEPRAKLSRTGLRWALEGIVVAHLTVVRVAEGLGVAWDTANNAVLAEGKRLLINDPTRFEGVKVIGVDEHVWRHTRRGDKYVTVIIDLTPVRDGAGPARLLDMVEGRSKAAFKAWLADRDDAFRDAVEVVAMDGFTGFKTAAAEEIPDAVTVMDPFHVVRLAGDALDRCRRRVQLAIHGHRGFRDDPLYKSRRTLHTGADLLTDKQSDRLRALFVDDAHVEVEATWGVYQDMVAAYRDPDRAAGRKALRVLIAKISAGVPAELAEIVTLGRTLKRRAADILAYFDRPGTSNGPTEALNGRLEHLRGSALGFRNLTNYIAYAEFRISDGMSTSGLC from the coding sequence GTGTCCGACGCTACCCCGCCGGCCGGCTTCGGCCGCCCTGACCTGACCGCCTTCGCTCGACTCGACGGCCTCGGTCTGAGCGTGACCGGGCAACGACTTGAGCCGGATCGTGCGGTCCTCGCGTGCCGCGTGGTGGAACCAGATCAGTGGTGCCGACGGTGCGGCAGCGAAGGCGCTGCTCGTGACACCGTGATCCGGCGGTTGGCCCACGAGCCGCTGGGCTGGCGACCGACCGTGCTGGAAGTTGTAGTGCGCCGCTACCGCTGTGCCGACTGCGGACACGTGTGGCGCCAAGACACCAGCGCCGCGGCGGAGCCACGCGCGAAGCTCTCGCGCACCGGGCTGCGGTGGGCGCTGGAAGGGATCGTGGTCGCACACCTCACCGTCGTCCGTGTCGCCGAGGGACTCGGGGTCGCGTGGGACACCGCCAACAACGCGGTCCTGGCTGAAGGCAAGCGGCTGCTGATCAACGACCCCACGCGGTTCGAGGGCGTGAAGGTCATTGGCGTCGATGAGCACGTCTGGCGCCACACCAGGCGTGGCGACAAGTACGTCACCGTGATCATCGACCTCACCCCGGTCCGCGATGGCGCCGGCCCAGCAAGGCTGCTGGACATGGTCGAGGGCCGGTCGAAGGCGGCGTTCAAGGCCTGGCTCGCCGACCGCGACGACGCCTTCCGTGACGCGGTCGAGGTGGTCGCGATGGACGGCTTCACCGGGTTCAAGACCGCCGCTGCAGAGGAGATCCCGGACGCGGTCACGGTGATGGATCCCTTCCACGTCGTGCGCCTGGCCGGTGACGCCCTCGACAGGTGCCGGCGCCGGGTCCAACTCGCGATCCACGGGCACCGTGGGTTCAGGGACGACCCGCTCTACAAGTCGCGGCGCACGCTGCACACCGGCGCGGACCTGCTCACCGACAAGCAGAGCGACAGGCTACGCGCGCTGTTCGTTGATGACGCTCACGTCGAGGTCGAGGCGACCTGGGGTGTCTACCAGGACATGGTCGCCGCCTACCGTGACCCGGACCGCGCCGCCGGCCGCAAAGCTCTACGCGTCCTGATCGCCAAGATCAGCGCCGGGGTCCCAGCCGAACTGGCCGAGATCGTCACCCTCGGGCGAACGCTCAAACGCCGCGCCGCCGACATCCTGGCTTACTTTGATCGGCCCGGCACCAGCAACGGGCCGACCGAGGCGCTCAACGGACGCCTGGAACACCTGCGCGGATCCGCCCTCGGGTTCCGCAACCTGACCAACTACATCGCTTATGCGGAATTCCGCATAAGCGATGGTATGTCGACCTCGGGGTTATGTTGA
- a CDS encoding putative quinol monooxygenase, producing the protein MSTPASLPYAFVAKIVAADGQHDALADLLAGAVALANEEEGTIVWFAVRTHADTFWIFDAFPDEAARDAHANGAIVAALTANQHLLGAAPEILAADVLASKLP; encoded by the coding sequence ATGTCCACACCCGCATCACTTCCGTATGCCTTCGTCGCCAAGATCGTCGCGGCCGATGGACAGCACGACGCGCTCGCCGATCTGCTCGCCGGCGCTGTCGCACTCGCCAACGAAGAAGAAGGAACGATTGTCTGGTTCGCGGTCAGGACCCACGCCGACACCTTCTGGATCTTCGATGCATTCCCCGACGAGGCCGCTCGCGACGCCCACGCCAACGGCGCCATCGTCGCAGCCCTGACGGCCAACCAGCACCTCCTCGGCGCAGCACCCGAGATCCTGGCGGCCGACGTCCTCGCTTCCAAGCTCCCGTAG
- a CDS encoding IS5 family transposase: protein MSTISATARHDLTNAQWQVLQPLLPAAPRRGRPRAYPLRALVDGVRYRTRVGCPWRDVPDSYGPWWRVYALFACWQLLGVWERIETALLQQAEQANKLSWQVSVDSTTARAHVHAAGARRDSPQRVAGEPDHHCLGTSRGGWSTKTHVAIDRHRGVMAFVLTPGQHGDSPQMITVLNQIRVPRPGCGRPRTRPDWVLADKAYSSRANRSWLTSHHIRATIPVPGDQAGHRRRKGARGGRPPAFDKAKYKDRHAVECGINILKHHRAFATRYDKLAVRYAATVRVTVIDHWLRRLS from the coding sequence GTGTCCACCATAAGCGCGACAGCACGTCATGACCTGACCAATGCGCAGTGGCAGGTGCTGCAGCCGCTGTTACCGGCAGCGCCCCGTCGAGGTCGCCCACGCGCGTATCCGCTGCGAGCACTGGTGGACGGCGTTCGGTACCGAACTCGGGTCGGCTGTCCCTGGCGAGACGTGCCCGATTCGTACGGGCCGTGGTGGCGGGTCTACGCACTGTTCGCGTGCTGGCAACTGCTGGGCGTGTGGGAACGCATCGAGACCGCGCTGTTGCAGCAAGCCGAGCAGGCCAACAAGCTGTCCTGGCAGGTCAGTGTGGACTCCACCACTGCTCGGGCGCACGTGCATGCCGCCGGCGCCCGCCGAGACAGCCCGCAACGTGTTGCGGGAGAACCGGATCACCACTGTTTGGGCACGTCCCGGGGAGGCTGGTCGACCAAGACGCACGTGGCGATCGATCGGCATCGTGGCGTGATGGCGTTCGTGCTGACTCCCGGCCAACACGGGGACAGTCCGCAGATGATCACCGTGCTGAACCAGATCCGGGTACCCCGGCCCGGGTGCGGGCGCCCGCGGACCCGCCCCGACTGGGTACTGGCCGACAAGGCGTACTCCTCCCGTGCCAACCGGTCCTGGCTGACCAGCCATCACATCCGAGCCACCATCCCGGTGCCCGGTGATCAAGCCGGCCACCGGCGCCGCAAAGGAGCCCGCGGCGGCAGACCACCGGCATTCGACAAGGCCAAGTACAAAGACCGCCACGCCGTCGAGTGCGGCATCAACATCCTCAAGCACCATCGGGCATTCGCCACTCGATACGACAAACTCGCCGTCCGCTACGCCGCCACCGTCCGCGTCACCGTCATCGATCACTGGCTCCGACGACTTTCGTAA
- a CDS encoding GlxA family transcriptional regulator, protein MRIGLIAIDGCFGSAVASVIDIVRVADGARGDVDPRIGPIELAILGPKRRVTTTASMTLSVDHPLSESAEFDVVVVPALGTLTAAATNDVLQSRDARSVIASLGRLDEATTRIAAACTGVFAVAETGRMHHRRATTSWFLGPEFLKRYPTVALDLDTMVVVDGNLVTAGAAFAHIDLALSLVRSISPDLAQHVAKLLIIDERPSQAAFVAYEHLRHEDPIVVEFERFVRARLDEPFNVAFVAQSLGTSRRTLERRVRAALNLTPLGFVQRLRIERARHLSATTDLTSAEIALRVGYANAETLRSLLRRERRRS, encoded by the coding sequence ATGCGTATCGGACTGATCGCGATCGACGGCTGCTTCGGTTCGGCTGTCGCGTCGGTCATCGACATCGTGCGGGTGGCCGACGGAGCCCGCGGCGATGTCGACCCGCGGATCGGCCCGATCGAACTCGCCATCCTCGGACCGAAACGGAGAGTGACCACGACGGCATCGATGACCCTGTCGGTGGACCACCCGCTGTCGGAGTCGGCAGAGTTCGACGTGGTCGTCGTGCCTGCGCTTGGAACCCTTACGGCCGCCGCTACCAACGACGTCCTCCAGAGCCGAGATGCTCGTTCGGTCATCGCCTCGCTCGGGCGCCTCGACGAGGCGACCACCCGGATCGCCGCGGCGTGCACCGGCGTGTTCGCTGTCGCCGAGACCGGACGGATGCATCATCGGCGGGCGACGACCAGCTGGTTCCTGGGGCCGGAGTTCCTGAAGCGCTATCCGACCGTCGCCCTCGATCTCGACACCATGGTCGTGGTCGACGGGAACCTCGTCACCGCCGGCGCCGCGTTCGCCCACATCGACCTCGCGCTCTCACTCGTGCGATCGATCAGCCCCGACCTGGCCCAACATGTCGCCAAGCTCCTCATCATCGACGAGCGTCCGTCGCAGGCGGCCTTCGTCGCCTACGAACATCTCCGGCACGAGGACCCGATCGTCGTCGAGTTCGAACGCTTCGTGCGCGCCCGCCTGGACGAACCGTTCAACGTCGCCTTCGTCGCGCAGTCGCTCGGCACCAGCCGGCGCACCCTCGAACGACGAGTCCGTGCGGCGCTCAACCTCACTCCGCTCGGCTTCGTCCAACGGCTTCGCATCGAACGAGCTCGGCACCTCTCAGCAACCACGGACCTCACCTCCGCCGAGATCGCGCTACGGGTCGGCTACGCGAACGCTGAGACTCTGCGCTCCCTCCTGCGCAGGGAGCGACGCCGTTCCTGA
- a CDS encoding GMC family oxidoreductase yields MCLEYDYIVVGAGSAGAVLASRLSESPDAHVLLIEAGGSHHQGRIEVPAAFPTQFNTDIDWAYRSEPEPYLNRRRIYHPRGKVLGGSSAMNAMIYIRGNRHDYDSWATSPDMGSWSYDEVLPLFKRSESNSSIRDKYHGTEGPLSVSDPRSPDEFRASFIAAALSVGLRQNGDFNGARQEGVGSFQLTQRDGMRHSTAAAFLDPLESRPNLTIMTNTDAHRVVIRNGRATGVVVEHDGRVETIGAASEVIICCGAFNTPKLLMLSGIGPETHLQALGIPTVVANDHVGAHLMDHPFYTVNFETDRPGTLFDSADRTVLRTYARERRGVLTSNIVEVGGFFSTRSGPAPDQQLLAGPAFFRDHGRRSHDKPAFMIGSSLVGSRSEGRVSLRDNDPHSAPSLRFNYFRESADMTSMVVACRLIREIAHSPSLRALTTRELDPRLGHSDADLADDVRRHVQHTYHPACTARMGAPGEGVVSPELRVHGLTALRIADASVFPSIPHGNTNAPTIMVAEKAADLIRSGF; encoded by the coding sequence ATGTGTCTGGAGTACGACTACATCGTCGTCGGCGCCGGCTCTGCCGGTGCGGTTCTTGCCAGCAGGTTGAGCGAGTCGCCGGACGCCCATGTGCTCTTGATCGAAGCAGGGGGAAGCCACCACCAGGGGCGCATCGAGGTCCCCGCGGCATTTCCAACCCAGTTCAACACCGACATCGACTGGGCGTACCGGTCGGAGCCGGAGCCGTACTTGAACCGGCGGCGCATTTATCACCCACGTGGCAAGGTCTTGGGCGGGTCTTCTGCGATGAACGCCATGATCTACATCCGTGGCAACCGTCACGACTACGACAGCTGGGCCACATCACCCGACATGGGTAGTTGGTCGTATGACGAGGTCCTGCCACTGTTCAAGCGGTCCGAATCCAACTCCAGCATCCGGGACAAGTACCACGGCACGGAAGGACCGTTGTCGGTGTCCGACCCGCGGTCCCCGGATGAGTTCAGAGCCTCGTTCATCGCTGCGGCGCTCAGCGTTGGCCTTCGGCAGAATGGCGACTTCAACGGCGCTCGTCAGGAAGGTGTGGGATCGTTCCAACTCACACAACGCGACGGCATGCGGCACAGCACCGCCGCTGCATTTCTCGATCCGTTGGAGAGCAGGCCGAACCTGACGATCATGACGAACACTGATGCCCACCGCGTCGTGATTCGAAACGGTCGCGCGACGGGTGTAGTGGTGGAGCACGACGGTCGGGTCGAGACCATCGGCGCCGCGTCGGAGGTGATCATCTGTTGTGGTGCGTTCAACACCCCCAAGCTGCTCATGCTCTCAGGCATCGGTCCGGAGACGCACCTGCAGGCCCTCGGCATCCCCACCGTCGTGGCGAATGACCACGTCGGTGCACATCTCATGGACCATCCCTTCTATACGGTCAACTTCGAAACCGACCGACCTGGCACGTTGTTCGATTCGGCGGACCGGACAGTCCTGAGGACCTATGCAAGGGAGCGTCGAGGCGTCCTGACTTCCAACATTGTTGAGGTCGGTGGCTTCTTCAGCACCAGGTCCGGTCCGGCACCCGATCAGCAGTTGCTTGCGGGACCAGCCTTCTTCCGCGATCACGGCCGGCGGTCTCATGACAAACCGGCCTTCATGATCGGCTCCTCGCTCGTCGGGTCGCGCAGCGAAGGTCGGGTGAGCCTGAGGGACAACGACCCGCACAGCGCACCGTCCCTGCGCTTCAACTACTTTCGGGAGTCCGCGGACATGACGTCCATGGTCGTCGCATGCCGGCTCATTCGGGAGATCGCGCACAGCCCGTCGCTGCGTGCCCTGACGACGCGGGAGCTCGATCCGCGACTTGGCCACTCCGATGCGGATCTGGCGGACGATGTCCGACGTCACGTGCAGCACACGTATCACCCCGCGTGCACTGCGCGGATGGGTGCACCGGGTGAGGGCGTGGTCTCACCCGAGCTCCGTGTGCATGGGCTGACCGCCCTTCGCATCGCGGATGCTTCGGTCTTTCCATCCATACCGCACGGAAACACGAACGCTCCGACCATCATGGTTGCGGAGAAGGCCGCGGATCTCATCAGGTCAGGGTTCTGA
- a CDS encoding MBL fold metallo-hydrolase, with the protein MYFKQFLHDEHGCASYFIASRESREAAVVDPQVGITPYLELAEERGYRITTVIDTHLHADHVSGNRALAAATGAGVHLHSSADVDFEFVPLDDGDVVRLGRLELRVVHTPGHRVEELSLLVVNPPRSPEPSMVLSGDTLFVGDVGRPDFGGAEGAEQQWCSVRRLLELPDWVEVFPAHFEGTCGKAMCGRPSTTIGFERRFNPVLALSHEEFLGYAEQPPARPLNMTAIMATNQGRADLPEAQDLGDADPPRWDVPQAKRFLTGPGLTVDVREPAEYAGGHLPGAVCVPQADLLVRIGEIPHDHGVLVVCQSGGRSRGAARFLAGHGYDDVADLIGGTTAWCEAGEALEFT; encoded by the coding sequence ATGTACTTCAAACAGTTCCTGCACGACGAGCACGGCTGCGCGTCATACTTCATCGCCTCGCGCGAGAGCCGGGAGGCTGCGGTGGTGGATCCGCAGGTCGGCATCACCCCGTATCTCGAGCTGGCCGAAGAGCGCGGCTACCGGATCACCACGGTGATCGACACCCATCTGCACGCCGATCACGTCTCCGGCAACCGGGCACTGGCTGCGGCGACCGGTGCCGGCGTGCACCTGCACTCCTCTGCCGACGTGGATTTCGAGTTCGTCCCGCTCGACGACGGTGACGTGGTGCGGCTCGGCCGGTTGGAGTTGCGCGTGGTGCACACGCCGGGCCATCGGGTGGAGGAACTGTCGCTGCTGGTGGTCAACCCGCCGCGCAGCCCCGAGCCGTCGATGGTGCTGTCGGGCGACACTTTGTTCGTCGGGGATGTCGGTCGGCCCGACTTCGGCGGTGCCGAGGGCGCGGAACAGCAGTGGTGCAGTGTGCGCCGGCTGCTGGAGTTGCCGGACTGGGTGGAGGTCTTCCCGGCGCATTTCGAGGGCACCTGCGGCAAGGCGATGTGCGGGCGCCCAAGTACGACGATCGGTTTCGAGCGCCGTTTCAATCCGGTGCTTGCGCTCTCGCACGAGGAGTTCCTCGGGTATGCCGAGCAACCGCCCGCCCGACCACTCAACATGACCGCGATCATGGCGACGAACCAGGGGCGCGCGGACCTGCCGGAGGCGCAGGACCTCGGGGATGCGGACCCGCCCCGGTGGGACGTTCCGCAGGCGAAGCGGTTCCTCACCGGTCCCGGGTTGACCGTCGACGTGCGTGAACCCGCCGAATACGCCGGCGGACACCTGCCCGGTGCCGTGTGCGTGCCGCAGGCCGACCTCCTGGTGCGGATCGGCGAGATCCCGCACGACCACGGGGTGCTCGTGGTGTGTCAGTCGGGCGGCCGTTCGCGCGGCGCGGCCCGGTTCCTTGCCGGGCACGGGTATGACGACGTCGCCGACCTGATCGGCGGTACCACCGCATGGTGCGAAGCAGGTGAAGCGCTCGAATTCACTTAG
- a CDS encoding crotonase/enoyl-CoA hydratase family protein: MSNNIDVTVADGIADVRLDRPEKLNGLTLPMLRGLADAAHELRTDKSLRAVILSGTGDSFCAGLDFKTVTADPKQLPLGMIPRPWRGTNVFQEACWAWRRVPVPVIAAVHGHCYGGGLQIALGADLRVTAPDSKWSVLEGKWGLIPDMSGVQALSELVGIETAKRLTMTAEIISGEEAARLGLVGQLAPEPYDAARLLAQQLTRRSPDALVGAKRLFDRTWRSSARHTFSRERWEQTKLLLGANFRIARTAGLKREEPVFRARR; the protein is encoded by the coding sequence ATGAGTAACAACATTGATGTCACGGTTGCCGACGGCATCGCCGACGTCCGGCTGGACCGCCCCGAGAAGCTGAACGGTCTCACGCTGCCGATGTTGCGCGGCCTGGCCGATGCGGCGCACGAACTGCGCACGGACAAGTCGCTGCGCGCCGTCATACTCTCCGGAACGGGCGACTCCTTCTGCGCCGGACTCGACTTCAAGACCGTCACGGCCGACCCGAAGCAACTGCCGCTCGGCATGATCCCGCGGCCGTGGCGCGGCACCAACGTCTTCCAGGAGGCATGTTGGGCCTGGCGCCGGGTGCCGGTCCCGGTGATCGCCGCGGTGCACGGGCACTGCTACGGCGGCGGGTTGCAGATCGCGCTCGGCGCCGACCTGAGGGTGACCGCACCGGATTCGAAATGGTCTGTGCTGGAAGGAAAGTGGGGCCTGATCCCGGACATGAGCGGCGTGCAGGCGCTGTCCGAGCTGGTCGGCATCGAGACCGCCAAACGGCTCACCATGACCGCCGAGATCATCTCCGGTGAGGAGGCCGCGCGGCTGGGCCTGGTCGGTCAGCTCGCTCCCGAGCCGTATGACGCCGCACGCCTTCTCGCGCAGCAGCTGACCCGGAGGTCTCCCGATGCGCTGGTCGGCGCGAAGCGGTTGTTCGACCGCACCTGGCGGTCCTCGGCCCGCCATACCTTCTCCCGGGAGCGGTGGGAGCAGACCAAACTGCTGCTCGGCGCGAACTTCCGGATCGCGCGCACCGCAGGGCTGAAGCGGGAGGAGCCGGTCTTCCGGGCGAGGCGCTGA
- a CDS encoding low temperature requirement protein A: protein MSRMSPDSFRRRLVPMRGRDPGEGERASTPLELLFDLIFVVAVGTSAERFADMAAEGHIAKGVFAFLFAMFAICVAWISFSWFASSFDTDDWLYRVLTMLTMVGVVVFALGLRPMFHSVDEGHHVDTRLMVIGYVVMRIPLAAQWWRASRQSPQYRLVALRNIRWMLIVQAGWVVFGFVPMPLAVTVAIGVFLGACELLIPVLAQGGANGTPWHPQHIAERYSLLAIITLGEGIVGTIGSSQGLLGGETGENWSWNAIAVVITGIGLTFGMWWVYFMMPFGTFLQHRPTYGYFFGYGHIVVFVAIAATGAGLHILGLFLDGGSELSETAAALLLTLPVALYLVAIYSLHDVLIGRFDPLHLANMMVTALLLIAAVVLALVGAPISVSLLLTMAAPFVTIVAYEAGAHRWQEEQLRRLAASPRVE, encoded by the coding sequence ATGAGCCGTATGTCGCCCGACTCCTTCCGCCGACGACTGGTCCCCATGCGGGGCCGCGACCCGGGTGAGGGCGAGCGAGCGTCCACTCCGCTGGAGTTGCTGTTCGACCTGATCTTCGTGGTCGCGGTCGGCACGTCCGCCGAACGTTTCGCGGACATGGCGGCCGAGGGGCACATCGCCAAGGGCGTCTTCGCCTTCCTCTTCGCGATGTTCGCGATCTGTGTGGCGTGGATCAGCTTCTCGTGGTTCGCGTCGTCGTTCGACACCGACGACTGGCTCTACCGAGTCCTCACCATGCTCACCATGGTCGGCGTCGTGGTCTTCGCGCTCGGACTGCGACCGATGTTCCACTCGGTCGACGAGGGCCACCACGTCGACACCCGGCTGATGGTCATCGGGTATGTCGTCATGCGCATCCCGCTGGCCGCGCAGTGGTGGCGTGCGTCGCGGCAGTCCCCGCAGTACCGGCTGGTCGCGCTGCGCAACATCCGGTGGATGCTCATCGTGCAGGCGGGCTGGGTGGTCTTCGGGTTCGTGCCGATGCCGCTGGCCGTGACGGTCGCGATCGGCGTCTTCCTCGGCGCCTGCGAACTGCTCATCCCGGTGCTGGCGCAGGGCGGCGCCAACGGCACGCCGTGGCACCCGCAGCACATCGCCGAGCGCTACAGCCTGCTGGCGATCATCACCCTGGGAGAAGGCATCGTCGGCACCATCGGCTCCTCGCAGGGCCTGCTCGGCGGGGAGACGGGCGAGAACTGGAGCTGGAACGCCATCGCGGTGGTCATCACCGGGATCGGCCTCACCTTCGGCATGTGGTGGGTCTACTTCATGATGCCGTTCGGCACCTTCCTGCAGCACCGGCCGACCTACGGGTACTTCTTCGGCTACGGCCACATCGTGGTGTTCGTCGCGATCGCCGCGACGGGCGCCGGCCTGCACATCCTGGGACTGTTCCTCGACGGTGGCTCGGAGCTGAGCGAGACGGCGGCGGCCCTTCTGCTGACGCTTCCGGTGGCGCTGTATCTCGTCGCGATTTACTCGTTGCACGACGTGCTGATCGGCCGGTTCGACCCGCTGCACCTGGCCAACATGATGGTCACCGCGCTGCTGCTGATCGCGGCGGTCGTGCTGGCCCTGGTCGGCGCGCCGATCTCGGTCAGCCTGCTGCTCACCATGGCGGCACCGTTCGTCACGATCGTCGCGTACGAGGCGGGCGCCCACCGCTGGCAGGAGGAGCAACTGCGTCGTCTCGCTGCATCACCGCGGGTCGAGTAG
- a CDS encoding cysteine dioxygenase, with translation MTTTSPGVRDFTKDQLVRMARLFAHEAGVARTIERTGDERKRHQLTKTPHLEVWVMTWPPGATTDWHDHGKAAGAMVVVEGELIDRQWRGGSEHWTELGPGDEGSVAAGTPHNLTNVGDGYAVTIHAYAPGLTEMTPYTWEDGQPVAIDATS, from the coding sequence ATGACCACTACCTCACCCGGCGTTCGGGATTTCACCAAGGACCAATTGGTCCGGATGGCGCGACTTTTCGCGCACGAGGCGGGCGTAGCCCGCACGATCGAACGCACCGGCGACGAGCGCAAGCGGCACCAGCTGACCAAGACGCCGCACCTCGAGGTGTGGGTGATGACCTGGCCGCCCGGCGCCACGACCGACTGGCACGACCACGGCAAGGCGGCCGGTGCGATGGTCGTCGTCGAGGGTGAGTTGATCGACCGGCAGTGGCGCGGCGGTTCCGAGCACTGGACCGAGCTGGGCCCCGGCGACGAGGGATCGGTGGCCGCCGGCACACCGCACAACCTCACCAACGTGGGCGACGGCTACGCGGTGACGATCCACGCCTACGCGCCCGGCCTGACCGAGATGACGCCCTACACCTGGGAGGATGGTCAGCCGGTCGCGATCGACGCGACGTCCTGA